The genomic segment CGAATCGAGCGAGCTTCCTGGCGGCAATGACTCGGCAGCTGGCCGACCCCGGAGGAACGGAAGACGTTTCCAGGCTGCTGCTGGTGGTGGCGCAGGAGTTTCTCGAGCGGGGCATCTTGTTCGTCGTTAGCGGCGAAGCAGCCCGGGGACTCGCCGGTTACGGACTCGACGAGGACCTCGAGACATCTTCGAGAGTGGCGAAGCGTCTCGTCATCGATGTCGGACGTTGCGAGCCAGTGGAGGAAGTCGTCCGAACGGGCTCCACCTACAGGATCCAAGGGGGGAGTCCTCCTCTGAGCGAGGCCCTCTTGGCCCAGGCGGGCCGAGGCCTCTCCTCCGAGGCGGTGTTGATTCCGCTTCTCCACCAAAGGGCAACGCTCATCATTCTCTTCGGAGACAATCCCGTTAGCGGTTCGCCCCTGGGCGATCTGAGCGGGCTCGAGCAGTTCGTATCGCAGGCGGGAATCGCGCTGGAGCACAAACTACGTCAACACAAGCTCTCCACCACGAAGGCTCTGGCAGGGTGATGCCGGACAGCGGCGCTTCCAGCTTCAGGAGATCGGATGAACATGAGTCACGAGTCGAACTATAACGAAGATGCTTTTCCCGAGCCGCAGGACATCGGTCACATGGTGCGCCTGAGCCCGCTCACGATAGGAGCCGTATTCAAAAGAGGTGGTATCGTCGGCCAGGGATACGTCCTCAATCTCAGCCGGGGAGGCGTGTTTCTCACCACCAACGAAGAATTCGCCCGAGGCGAGTCCTTTCGTTTGCGTTTCTTCTTGCCGTTCCAGATCGGCCACGTGGACGCTGAGGTCGTTGTGCGCTGGAGGACCCGGGACATCGCTCAACCACCGCAGGGACTGCGCGACGGATTCGGTGTGGAGTTCGTCCGCCTGGCTCCGGGCGTCCGGGAGAAGATCGAGCGTTTCGTAGATCGTTTCCTCGAGCTGGCCGACGGGCTCGACGGCGACCAGAACAAACCCTAGCCCCTGCGGAACCGCGTTCACCCCGCGATCGTTTCGAGCCGTCGCAAAGCTCGTCAGGGAAAACGATGTGGCGGCCGGGGAGCCTCGTCGAGTAGAAAAGGGTCATGACTCGACGACAAAGGAGATCCCCGATGGCATTAGTAAAGCCCGTTGAACAAGCGGACGCGAGCCCCGACGTGCGCGCCGTCTACGACGACATCATGAAGACGCGGAATACGGACTGGGTGAACAATTTCTGGAAATACCTGGCCTGCCACCCATCCACCCTCAAAAGGATCTGGGCGGCAGTGAAGGCCGTAATGGCCCCGGGTGCTCTCGACCCCCTCGTCAAGGAGATGATCTACGTCGCCGTGAGCGTCACCAATAACTGCGAGTACTGCATCCATTCCCACACCGCCTCGGCCCGCTCCAAGGGCATGACGGATGAGATGTTCGGGGAGCTTCTCGCCGTCGTGGGTCTCGCGAACGAGACGAACCGGCTCGCGAATGGATTGCAGGTACCCGTCGACGACGCCTTTCGGCCAGACCTTTGAAGGCCGATGAGTTCTTGAAGGAACATTTCGCCAAGTCCCTGGACGGAACACCTGGGACGCCTGCCGTGCCGCCGGGATCGCCAGCCCGTCGGCTGCCATAGCCTGCGTCATGCCTTCGCGACGCATCTCATCGAGAACGGCTATGACGTACGCTCCGTCCAGAAACTCCTCGGCACAAGGCCCTCGAAACGACCGTGGTCTACGTGCACCTTGCTCGCATCGGCCCCTTCCCGCTTTAGAAGCCCCCCTGACGAGTCTATTTGAAATCCGCCGCTCTCGGCGTTTACGATGGGATCACTGGGCGCACAAGACACACAATGCCACTACAACGCTCCTTGTCCACAGTCGTTTTGTTTGGCAGAGTGCTGAGTGCCTGTCACTCTCCCCCGTCAGACTCGTTCGAGAGTACGTCGATGCGGGCCGCAATCCTGTCTTCGCTCCCCGATGGATGGAGTTTGGCGGAGACCAAGGAGGATCAGATTC from the Vicinamibacteria bacterium genome contains:
- a CDS encoding PilZ domain-containing protein; this encodes MSHESNYNEDAFPEPQDIGHMVRLSPLTIGAVFKRGGIVGQGYVLNLSRGGVFLTTNEEFARGESFRLRFFLPFQIGHVDAEVVVRWRTRDIAQPPQGLRDGFGVEFVRLAPGVREKIERFVDRFLELADGLDGDQNKP
- a CDS encoding carboxymuconolactone decarboxylase family protein → MALVKPVEQADASPDVRAVYDDIMKTRNTDWVNNFWKYLACHPSTLKRIWAAVKAVMAPGALDPLVKEMIYVAVSVTNNCEYCIHSHTASARSKGMTDEMFGELLAVVGLANETNRLANGLQVPVDDAFRPDL
- a CDS encoding tyrosine-type recombinase/integrase → MRHAFATHLIENGYDVRSVQKLLGTRPSKRPWSTCTLLASAPSRFRSPPDESI